The nucleotide window ATCTGGATGAACGCGGGATAGCCGCGCCGGTTGGCCCACGTTACGCCGACGAGCGTCCCCTGGAACCCGAACACGAACAGGTTGACGAGCATCGCGTCCAGGGCGACGCCGGCGAGCCGCGGCTCGCGGATGGCCGCGAGCGAGCAGATCGCGCCGCCCCACAACATGACGGTCGAGAGCGAGGCCGACAGGCGCCACGTGAGCAGCGCCGGGACGCCCGGCAGCGGGTGGCCGACGCGGCGGAGGACCGAGCGGGCGACGGTGTAGCTCAGGTACGCCCACAAGAGCGCGCCGAGGGCGAGGGCGACCGGCAGCGCCGTGCGCAGGAACTGCGGCAGCATCTCGACCAGCTTGCGCATTTCCTCGACCTGCCCGGCGGGGGCCCCGATCCGGCGCTGCACGTCCATCGCCATCTGCATCGCCTTGACCTGGGTGGTGATGAAGTCGCCCATCACGTCCTGGTGCATGAGGGCCCCGGCCGCGGTGAGCATCGCCATCGACGCGAAGAGAAACGCCACCGAGCCGGCGAGGATCGTCCACTGCGCGGCGAGACCGCGGCGCACGCCCCAGCCGAGCGTCAGGCCGAGCGGGGCGAACATGGCCACCGCCGACGCCGCGTTGAGGGGGCCGGTGAACTGGAACAGCGCCGCCGCGGCGATGACGGACGCCAGCACCGCGATGCGCAGCCCCCAGCGGATGACAAGCAGCATGATGGGGAGCGGCGCGAGCAGCACGGCCACCGGCGGCGCGAGCAGGCCGACCGCGGCGATGATCGCGGTCAGGGCGGCGAGGATCGCTCCCTCGGTGAGACCGCGTGTCGGCTGCCGCCGGGTGGACGACGTCTTCACGGCGCGATCGGGACGGCCTAGGCGGACCCAGACGTTAGGCCCGCTACTCCCCGGTGTAGGGCAGGAGGGCCAGTTCGCGGGCCCGCTTGACCGCCACCGCAAGCGCCCGCTGGTGGCGCGCGCAATTTCCGGAGACGCGCCGCGGCAGAATCTTGCCGCGCTCGGTCACGAACCGCCGCAGGCGGTTGATCTCTTTATAGTCGATGTAGGTCGCCTTCTCAGCGCAGAACGAGCAGACCTTGCGCTTGGGCCTCCGCCGGTAATCGCGGCGCGGCCGCGCTTCTCTGTCCCTGGTCTCGGCCATTCGGTCCTCCCTGGGTCACGCGGTGTTTAGAACGGGACGTCCTCGTCGGGCCCTCCCTGGGCGGGCTCGTCGCCGGGCTTGGGCTGATCGCCCGGCGCGGACTCACTCGCGCCGGCGGCGGGCTTCGCGCGGTCGAGGAAACGGACCCCGTCTGCGACGACCTCGGCGACCTTGCGCTTCTGTCCGTCCTGAGTTTCGTACGACCGGATCTGCAGCCGTCCCTCGACGGCCACCATCCGGCCCTTCGTCAGATACTGGCTGACCTGCTCCGCGGTCTTGCGCCAGGCCACGACGTCGATGAAGTCGGTCTCACGGTTGCCCTGCTGGTTCTGAAACGGCCGGTCCACCGCGAGCGTGAAGCTGGCCACGGGCGCGCCGCTCGGTACGTACCGAAGCTCCGGATCCCTCGTCAGCCGGCCGATCAGGATGATGCGGTTATACATCGGCGCCCTCTGCTCCGGCCGCCGGAGATGCGCCGCCGGGCGGGGCCGGGGTCGATGGCGCGGGCGCCGGCGCCGCGGGGGCGGCTGCGGCTGCTGCGGGTGCGGGCGCCGGAGCGGCGGCGGGTGCCTGGGACGGTGGTGCGGAAGCCGCGGCGCGCACGGGCGCGGGGTGGTGCTCCGAGACAACGAAGCGCAGCAGATCCTCCTGCAGGCCGAGGGTCTGGCGGAGGCGGGCGACCTGTCCGGAGGCCAGCGAAAACACCGAGAGCACGTAGAAGCCGTCGCGGTACTTCTGAATGGCGTACGCCAGCCGGCGCCTGCCCCAGCGGTCTGTGTTCGCGACGGTCCCGCCGTGTTCGGTGATGCGCTGGTGGACGCGCGCGATGGCCGCGTCGATCGCCTCTTCCTCGAGGTCGGGACGTAGCACGGCAACAATCTCGTAATTAGCCAATCCGCTTCACATCCTTCCTGATGGACTGCCGGCTCACGAACTCCCCCTTCGGGGACTCGCCCGCGAGTGCGCGGGCGTTGCCGGCGTGCCCTGTCGCAACGCGCCGGGCGGCGCGGCACAGGGCAGGAAGGCACAGGGTGCCTCGTGTGACCAGCCGATTATACCACAGGCCCGCTCAGGCGGCGAAGCGGAACGTGATCACGTCGCCGTCCTGCACCTCGTACGCGCGGCCCTCGAGCCGTACGTGCCCCCGCTCGCGCGCCGCGGCCAGGCTGCCCGCGGCCACCAAGTCGCGCGCGGCGACGACCTCTGCCCGGATGAACCCACGCTCCATGTCGGTGTGGATGCGGCCGGCGGCCTGGGCCGCGTGCGTCCCCGCCGGTACGGTCCACGCCCGCACCTCGCGGGATGCGATCGAGAAGAACGTCCGGAGCCGCAGCAGGTCGAGGCACGCCCGCGCGAGCCGCGGGAGGCCCCGTTCGGTGAGGCCGAGTGCCTGGAGGAACTCCGCGGCCTGCGCGGGATCGAGGTCGGCCAGTTCCATCTCCAGGCGCGCGCACAACCCGAGCGCCGCCGCCCCTTCCTCCCGGGCGCGGCGGGCGACCGCGTCGAGACACGCGCCGCCGCCGGCGGCGTCGGCTTCGTCGACATTCGCGACGTAGAGCACCGGCCGCGAGGACAAAAGATGCAGCCGGCCGAGCGACTGTCGCGCGGCGGAGGGCGCGCGGCCGGGGTCCCCGGCCGGTCCCTCGGTCCCGGCAAACGTGCGCGCCGGGCGGCCGGCGGCGAGGTGCGCCTCGAGCGGCCCGAGCACCGCGTCCTCGTCGCGCGCGGCCCGGTCGCCCGTGCGCGAGCGGGGCGCGACCTCCGCGCGCGCGCGCTGCGCGGTGTCGAGATCCGCCATCAACAACTCGGTCTCGACGATCTCGATGTCGCGAATCGGATCGACGCCGCCTTCGACGTGCGCGACCGGACCCCCGAAGCACCGCACCACGTGCACGATCGCGTCGACCTCACGGATGCGGCCCAGAAACTGGTTGCCGAGCCCCTCGCCGCGGTGCGCGTTGCGCACGAGGCCGGCGATATCGACGACCTCGATCGTCGCCGGGACGACGCGCTCGGGCGCGACGACGCGCGCGAGCGCCTCGAGCCGCGGGTCCGGAATGGCAACCACGCCGACGCCGGGC belongs to bacterium and includes:
- a CDS encoding DUF2232 domain-containing protein, with protein sequence MKTSSTRRQPTRGLTEGAILAALTAIIAAVGLLAPPVAVLLAPLPIMLLVIRWGLRIAVLASVIAAAALFQFTGPLNAASAVAMFAPLGLTLGWGVRRGLAAQWTILAGSVAFLFASMAMLTAAGALMHQDVMGDFITTQVKAMQMAMDVQRRIGAPAGQVEEMRKLVEMLPQFLRTALPVALALGALLWAYLSYTVARSVLRRVGHPLPGVPALLTWRLSASLSTVMLWGGAICSLAAIREPRLAGVALDAMLVNLFVFGFQGTLVGVTWANRRGYPAFIQILFGFMLLGAGILPLLGLAILGMLDTWWDFRRLLPRAGSKPSDGAPAEPRQGETEGAPVPADVRTAGRPSKVVHQR
- the rpsR gene encoding 30S ribosomal protein S18, which produces MAETRDREARPRRDYRRRPKRKVCSFCAEKATYIDYKEINRLRRFVTERGKILPRRVSGNCARHQRALAVAVKRARELALLPYTGE
- the ssb gene encoding single-stranded DNA-binding protein; amino-acid sequence: MYNRIILIGRLTRDPELRYVPSGAPVASFTLAVDRPFQNQQGNRETDFIDVVAWRKTAEQVSQYLTKGRMVAVEGRLQIRSYETQDGQKRKVAEVVADGVRFLDRAKPAAGASESAPGDQPKPGDEPAQGGPDEDVPF
- the rpsF gene encoding 30S ribosomal protein S6, whose product is MANYEIVAVLRPDLEEEAIDAAIARVHQRITEHGGTVANTDRWGRRRLAYAIQKYRDGFYVLSVFSLASGQVARLRQTLGLQEDLLRFVVSEHHPAPVRAAASAPPSQAPAAAPAPAPAAAAAAPAAPAPAPSTPAPPGGASPAAGAEGADV
- the ychF gene encoding redox-regulated ATPase YchF yields the protein MALACGLVGLPNAGKSTLFRALTSAPAEIAPYPFTTIAPGVGVVAIPDPRLEALARVVAPERVVPATIEVVDIAGLVRNAHRGEGLGNQFLGRIREVDAIVHVVRCFGGPVAHVEGGVDPIRDIEIVETELLMADLDTAQRARAEVAPRSRTGDRAARDEDAVLGPLEAHLAAGRPARTFAGTEGPAGDPGRAPSAARQSLGRLHLLSSRPVLYVANVDEADAAGGGACLDAVARRAREEGAAALGLCARLEMELADLDPAQAAEFLQALGLTERGLPRLARACLDLLRLRTFFSIASREVRAWTVPAGTHAAQAAGRIHTDMERGFIRAEVVAARDLVAAGSLAAARERGHVRLEGRAYEVQDGDVITFRFAA